CGATCTGAAGCCAAAAGATTTTCTGCGCCGTCATGTCGCCGAAGTCACTGTTCAACAGACCAATGGAAGGGTAGGGCATCTGCGTGGGGAACACCTTTGTGAAGCCAAAGCCAATGATGCCGATGCCCGCCCGGAAGCGCACAATTACGCGCAGCCAGTAGTATAGCACCTCGTATTCTTCGCGCTTGCGGTCAACCAGCGTCCAAATGATACCAATGACCAGCGCAATACCTAGGGCCACAAACCACTTGTCGTAGCCGAGTAGGGCCGGGGCGCCACCCTCCGTGCCGCCTGGGAGAAAGAACGTGGGCGAGAAGCGGGCAATGTCGTACACGTCGCGGTAGTGTCCGTGCAGCCAGTCAATCGTGAACAGGTTTTTGTACCACCCAAAGTCACTGGGGAGCGACATCAGCACGAAAAACGGAAAAGCAATGCGGAACAGAACGCGCTGGTACGGCTTCCAAGGGCGGCGCACCGGAGCGTCGGTGGCAGGTGCCGCAGTAGTTGGCAGCGGCGCAGTGAGGAAAGTAGGAGCCATTAGGATAAGAGTCTAATCAGATTTGATACTACCATCGTGTCATGCTGAGCGTGTCGAAGCATCTCTGCAGCTTCGTTGCAATACCATTGATTAGCATTGCGATAGAGATGCTTCGACACGCTCAGCATGACGGTCTATTTTATCAGTGCATCACAGCTTCGAGCCAGCGCCGCGGCCCGTCTTGCTGGCTTCTTCGAGCAGGTATTTCTTGTTTCGCTTTTCTAGCACCACATACAGGTCTTGTCCTTGCACATCGGTGCCACTGAGGACGAGGGTATTCGCATCGGGGCGGGTCAGGTGCAGTGTCAGCTTATCAGGGCCTTCCAGTTTGTTGCGATTTTGAAGGTTGAGCGTCTGGCCGTCAGCGCTGAGCGTGTAGCCGTAATAGTGGCGACCGGCTGCGCCAGCAAATTCGTAGTTGCGGGCTAGGTCGTCGGGGTGAATGATTTCCGTATTGCTTTGGTCGAGCACGACGGGGCTGTTAGATCGAATGCTCAGGGTGGCCCATTTTTCAAACACCACGTCTTGCCAGCGCACCGGGTCGGTAGCCGAGTAAGGATGCACCTGGCCGTTCAGCCGAAACTCGCGCACGTTGTACAGGCCCGCCGCATTCGGCAAGCCGGCTGCCGCTGGGTAGTGGTAAGGCCCCGCGTGATACGCCGCGTAGGTTTTAGCACCATAAATCCCTACAAAGAAGAACACGAAGCCCACCTTCATCGTCAATTTAGCCGTGCGTGGCCACCCTGCCGGCAGCACCAAGCGGAAGCGGTTCGGTTGCGTGGGTTGCTCCAGGGTGAGCAGGTTGTTGAGACGGCGTAGGTCGTACCAAAGAACCAGCAGCCCTAGGGTAATTAGGTAGAAGCTGTACACGTACTCGCCGCCCTCGTAAGCTAGGTTCGAGAGGAACACGTTGCCCAAAAACGACAGCACGATAAATGCCCCGACGCTCGCCGTACGCCGATTGAGCAGCAGCAGCGCCCCCAGGATTTCTACCAACCCCAAAAACGATTCGTACGAAGGCGTGATACCTAGGCTCAGCGAGAAGATTTTCCAGTCGCTGAGGTCGCCGTAGTGCGTGTTCAGGTGGCTGAGCGAGGGCAGCGGCGACTGCATCGGGAAGAACTTCAGGAAGCCGTACGCCAGTAGCCCCGCCGCCAAGCGGTAGCGCGCCAGCACCCGCAGCCAATAATATAAGGTGTCGTAGTTCGTGCGAGTTTGGTCGCGCAGGCCCCACACGGCCGCTCCGACGGCCGCAATAGCCGCTATAATAGCCCAGTTGACAAAGAAATCAGGGCCGTCAAAAAAGCGGGGCGAGTAGTGCGCCAGCCGGAAAATATCACCGAACGAGAACCCCGCCCAATTGCTAATAACGTCGCGGTAATACTTCCAATCGAGCGGCACGATTTGGAGGAAGAAGTACAGGAAAGCGAAGCGGAACAGCCCTTTCTCGAAGCTAGACCACCGATCCGGCGTCTGCGTCGGCACTGCGGACGTCGGCGCCGCTGGGCGCTCCTGCACCGGCGTAGTTTGGAAAGACAAAGTGGTGCTCATGGGTTCGAAAGAATGAGTGGAAGGAAAGGGAGTGGGTTGTGTAGAGAGGTATCGAAGCAATTTGCGTGTAGTTGGAAGGTCGTTCAGGCGGAGCGCCTCACCCCCCAGCCCCCTCTCCGAAAAGGAGAGGGGGAGCCTGTACCGGTTTTATTGGCTATTCGCCCTAGTTTCGCAAAAGCCAACTGCTAGTAACCAATAGCTTAATCGACTGGCTCCCCCTCTCCTTTTCGGAGAGGGGGCTGGGGGGTGAGGCGCTCCGCCTGAACGACTACGCTTAGTACCCAGCGTTTTGTGTCAGCGCGGCATCGACTTGAATCTGGCTGATCGGGATGGGCAGCAGCAGGCGAAAGGAGGGCAGCGCGGTTGTGTTATTCAATGGGTCTTTGAAGACCGCCGTGGCGCGGCCCGTGCGTGCTAGGTCGAACCAGCGGTGCGGCTCCAGAGCAAACTCCAAGCGCCGCTCGTTTTCAATAGCTAGCAAAATGTCGCTTTGCGAAGCGGCGGTGCTGGCAGCTAGGCCAGCGCGGGTGCGCACGGCGTTCAGGTCGGCTAGGGCGCCGGAGAGCTTGTTCTGCTGAGCCCGCGCCTCGGCCCGAATCAGGTACAACTCGGCGATGCGGAAGATGTAGCTAGGGTCGGACCCGGGGCTGCGGTAGTAGAGATTACCGTACCAAGTGGTGCTGTTCACGCTGGAAATGAGCGTGCTACGGCCGTTCGGCGTGTTGTTGGGCGCCGTAGTCAGCAGGTTCACCAACTCATTATTGGGAGCCCACTGCCGGGTGCCGCCGTTGGCCGTGGGTTGCCACTGCCCCCGGTGGCCGTTTACCTCCGTGGTGCCATTATAGAAAAGCTCAAACACGGACTCACGCGTGCCGCGGACGTTGTTGGCAAACCACGCGTTAAAAGGCGCTACCAACTGGTAATTAGCATTGTCGCTGATGAGGCGGGTGGCGTAGTCTTCGGCCGCGGCCCAGTTACCCTGGTACAAATACAACCTAGCTTTCAGTGCCCACGCGGTTTTGCGAGTAGCTCGGTAGCGGTCAGCGGTTTGCACCGTGGTTGGGTTGGGCAAAAGCGGCTCGGCGGTTTCTAAGTCGCTGAGCGCTTGGGCATAGGTTTCGGCTTGGGTAGCGCGGGCAATGCCTTGGTTGGAAGTGGCCGTGAGCGTAGGCTGCGTGATAATCGGAACCCCGCCGAACGTGCGAGCTAGGTCGAAGTAGGCCAGGGCCCGGATAAAATACGCTTCGCCGAGGTACTGATTGCGCAGCGCATCCGTCAGCAGCGGGTCGCTCACCTTAGGCACGTTAGTAATGACGTGGTTTGCCCGGTTGATGGTCACGTAAATGGCCGACCACACGGTACTGATCGTTGAGTTGTCGGCCCGCACGTTGTGGGTGATGAATTCCTGCACCTGCGATTGGGTGCCGGTCCACTGAATATCGCCGCCCCCTAGGTAGCCAATCGACTGAAAGCTGGTGCCGTAATAGCCACCGCTCGCCAACGCGCTGTACACGCCATTGAGTGCTGTACTGGCCGATTTCTGGTCTACAATCGTTTGGTCATCGGCAATGGATTCGCGCGGCGCCACGTCCAAGAACTGCTCGCACGCGCTCAGACTTAAAACCAAGGCGACGGTGGAAAAAAGCGAGGCTATTTTTAGGTAAGTAAGTGACATAGAAGTGGCTGAGTAGCTGAGTGACCGAGTGAATAACTGGTCACTGATCATTGACTAGAAAGTGGCGTTGATGCCCACTTGCAGACTGCGCGGCTGGGGCGGCGTACCTAGGTCGATGCCTTGCTGGTTGGCGTCGCTGCTGGACGCTGATTCGGGGTCGAGGCCGGTGTATTTGGTCAGCAGGAACAGGTTGGTGCCTTGGGCGTACACCCGCACCGAGCCGCCGAGTAGGCGCTTGGTCAGGCGCTCGGGAATGGTGTAGCCGAGGCTCAGGCTGCGCAGGCGCAGGAAAGAGCCGTCTTCGAGCCAGCGGCTGCCGCCGTCGAGGTAGTTGTTCACGTTGATGCCGTCGGGCTTGGGCACGTCGGTGACGTCGCCGGGCTTCTGCCAGCGCTTTAGGTTGCTGGCGAAAATGACGCGCGCCTCATCCCGCGCCCCACCACCCTCGCCGAAGAAGCGGTTGTGATTGTATACTTTGTTGCCGTACTGGAAAGAGAGCAACACGTTGGCATCAAAGCCTTTGTAGGTAATAGAGTTGGTGAGGCCACCGAAGAACTTCGGCCATATATTACCCACAATGTGGCGGTCGGCGGCTGTGATCTTGCCGTCGCTATCTACGTCGCGGTACACGGCGTTGCCGGTTTGCGGGTCCACATACAGTTGCTCGTAGAGCCAGAACGAGTACAGCGGTGAGCCTTGCTGCTGCAAAATCAGGTCGCGGCTGCCGAACTTAGTCGGGGTAGCTAGCTTCTCAATATTATTGACGTTGCTAGCAATGTTGAAGTTGGTGTTCCAAGTGAACTGCTCCTTGCGAATGTTCACCGAGTTCAGCGCAAACTCCACCCCTTTGTTGCTGACCTCCACCGCGTTGGCCCAGTAAGAGCTGAAGCCCGTCGTGGCCGGTTCGGTCAGCTGAATGAGGCCGTTCTTGGTGTATTTGCGGTAGGCATTGAACTCCAAACCTAGCCGCCCATCGAAGAAAGCCACGTCTAAGCCGATGTTGGCCTGCGAGGTTTGCTCCCATTTCAAGTCAGGGTTGGAGAGCTGCTGGGGCGCAATGCCTGCTGAGCCTAGGTAGTTCGAGCCGCCGTTCCACAGCCCGCGGGCCGCGAAGTTGCCGATGCCGTTCTGGTTGCCGGTGAGGCCGTAGCTGGCGCGCAACTTCAAGTCGCTCAGCACGTGTACGTTTTGCAAGAAGTTCTCCTGCTTGATGCGCCAGGCCGCGCCCACGCTCGGAAAGTAGCCCCACTGGTTCGACTTGCCGAAGCGCGAGGAGCCGTCGGTGCGGAAACTCACGTTGAGCAAATACCGGTCGTTGAAGTTGTAGTCGGCGCGGCCGAAGAAGGAAGCCAGCCGATAACCCGACCAGTTTTGGGTGCTGCTCGTGACGGAAGCCGCCGAAATTTCCTTGAAAGAGTTGTTCGGGAAGCCTGTGCCCTGGGCAAACGTGCGCCCGTTGGTGTCGCTCTGCAATCCATTGCCCACCACAATACCCAGGCCGTGCTTGCCAAACTGCTGGCGGTAGGTCAGCGTGTTCTCGTTGAGCAAGGAAGTGTATTGCGAGACGCTGGACGTAGCTAGCCCACCCACGCCAGCGCCTGCAATCAGGAACGTATTCCAGTATTCCGACTCGTCGTAGTTGTTGTAATCAACCCCAAAGCTGGTGCGAAACTTCAGGTTCGGCAGCAGCTGCACGTCGCCGTACAGGTTGCCGATGTAGCGCAGGCTGGTAGAGTTGACATCGTAATTATTAACGAGTAACTCGACATTGTCGAAGCTAGCCCGACCTACGAGCTGCCCATTAGCATCGTAGGGAGAGAGCAGGGTGGGCGTGTGCAAAGCCGCTTGCAGCAAGCCGCCCGCCGGACCATCGCCCGCCCGGCCTTCATTACGGTAGGTGCGCGAAAACGAGTTGCTCACTCCAATCTGCACCTTGTCGGAAATCTGCTGATCGAGGTTGACCTTGAAGCTAGCCCGCTGGAAATCAATGGGACGCAGAATAGACTCCTGCTTCGTATAACCACCCCCAATGTAGTAGCGCGTGCTAGCGCTGCCCCCCGACACCGACAAATCGTAGTTTTGCAACCGCGCCGTGCGGAACACCTGGCTCAGCCGGTCGTAGGTCGGCTGCTCCTCTGGCAATCCGCGCCCACCCTGCGACACTGGGCGATACGGCCGGTTCTCGGAGGTGTGCGGCGTGGTGCCGGTGGTGTTCAGCCAGTTTTCGTTCACTAGTGTCGCGTGCTCAGGGCCAGTAGCTAGGTCCCACAGCTTGGCCGCTTTGGCCCAACCCTCCGATGCGTTCAGGCTGATCTTCGGCTTCTGGTTGAAGTTGCCGCGCTTGGTTGTCACGAGAATGACACCGTTGGCGCCGCGGGCCCCGTAGAGCGCCGTAGCATCGGCATCCTTCAGAACTTCAATGTTCTCAATATCAGCCGGGTTTAGGTCGGCAATCGGTGAGCTAGCTTTGCCGCCGGTGCTGATGGTCTGCAGGCTGTTGTTGTTCATGAACACGCCATCCACCACGTACAGCGGCGTATTGGAGCCATTAATGGTGGTGGCGCCGCGCACCCGCACATTTGTAGCTTGGCCCGGCACCCCGCTGTTCGACGAAATCTGCACGCCGGATACCTTGCCCTGTAACTGCGCATCAAAGCTGCCGACTGGAATGTCCTTGGTATCTGAAGGGTCTACTTTCACGATGGAGCCCGTCAGATTTTTGCGCTGCTGAGTGCCGTAGCCGACCACTACCACTTCGTTGAGCTGGCCTTGGTTGGGGGCTAATCGCACGATGAGGCTGCCGTCGCGCCCAGGCGTGACTTCCTGCGACTTATAGCCGATGAATGAGAAAATAAGCGTGGCGTTTTCCGGCGTTTCGCTCAGCGTAAACGTGCCGTCTTGGTTCGTGGTAGTGCCGGCCGTAGTGCCTTTTACCCGCACCGTCACGCCCGGTAGCGCGGCGCCGTTTTCGTCTAATACTTTACCGGTAATAGGACCTGTCGCTGCTAGGTGAAAATAAGGAGCATTGGGAGCAGCCGTGCCGTGAGCCAACGCAGGTAGCCCCACGGCCAGTAAAATAAGTGGTACTAGTGATTTCATGTTACGAGAAATTTCCTGACGTGTGTCTAGGCTTGCGTAAGGCTGGTGTGCCTCCCCAACCATTGGTTGTGCAGGGTTGGAGAGGCGTTAGCAAGGATTATCTAAGCCGTTGCGGCTTGCTTAAGTGCAGCTAACCTTTTGGAATGCAGTATATTGCTGCTTCGTTATCTGTTGGAAGTGAGCGAGCCACGTCTTCGCAGCCAGCGCGTAAACTGACCTATTTGCGCCTCGCTAGGCGATTCGGTAGCTAGGTTATCCAGCAAGTCGGCGCGGTGCAGGCCGGCCAGAACTGCCTCTGCATAAGGGAAGCTGTTAAGTGAATGAGCGACTGGGGTAGCAGTCGTGATGGTGTCGTTGGGAGCAATAAACAGCGACTCATTGGCCGCAAAAACTTCACTCAGAACCTGGTTCATGATGATTGACATAGCTTGGAAAGGGTAGGAGAGCAGCGACAAGTCACTAGCTTAGTAGCAACTTCTTGTAGCAGGAGGCATGGTAGCGCTCCGTAGTCTGCAATGCGTGAATGCGCTCAGCACAAGTAAGTTGTGCTGGGGTTTAAGTAGGCTAGACATGGCTAGCCCTAGGTCCGCTCAAGAGCGGTATCCAGCCTAGGTAAGAGGTAATCTTACGGAAGAAGGAATTTTGACTATACCAGGAAGGTAGTTGCCTAGATAATCTATAGAAAGTAGGGGTTTTGTGCTTTTCCTGTTTCTAGCTTGCCTTCTTGCGCTACTGATTGCTTGTTCACGTGTTGAATAGCTCTGTTCAAGCCACACCAAAGAAGCAAAGAGAGGCGGAATAGGATTTTTCCGCTAGTATATCGCGATGGATCTTCCACAGACAAGAACTTACCAAGCAAAAGGCATGATCGTAGCGGTCCTAACAAATCTTGTTAAGATGCAGGACGCCTCAGCAGAAAGCAGTTCTTCTGTGAGAGAATGATGGCAAAAAAGGAAAAGCGGGGGCAATCAGCCTCAACAACAACCCATACAACCAGCCATGCTCATACAGACAGCTGTTGCGGACATACCACAACAGCCACGTTGCGAAGCAACGAGCATAGAAGATTGAGTGCAGAGTTGTTGGGAGTGATCCACGGCAACTTGTTTTTATATGGTCAGGATTTGGCACCGTTCCGGGTATTCCGGGGGTTGTCGGCGTATCGTCGAGCCTGTCTCTCCACGCCTCTGTATAAAAACCATCCTTCAACGAGAAGGGATTGATTGCGCCAAAGGTAAACTAGTAAGATTGAGGATTGCAAATAATTTTTTATAAAAATGTCAACCCAATGATGAGTAGGAATACACGACAGCGTGTTCGGCACCTGCGCCATTTGCGCCATACCATACCTAAGAAACGGCTTTTCTAATTAGTAGGGTTATAGCGCTAGCTGTAACCCTACAGGTCGTTCTACGCCGAACGTGCCGTGGCGCATTCCTACAAGCTGTTCAAGATCAGGACTTAAGAAAATAACATAATCTTGGCAAAAAGCTGCTTTTTTCGACGCTAGGCCTTGCATACTGTTTTTCGCCCTCTATATTTGCGATGCGCTCCTTCACCGGAGCACTTATCAAGAAAGGCGGAGGGACAGGCCCTATGAAGCCTTAGCAACCAGTAGGAATACCAGGTGCTAAATCCTGTTCTAAGTCGGCTGTGGCCAGCTTAGGAGAAGATAAGTTATAAGATGCTCATCACGCGGTGCTGCTCTTCTGACTTATCGGAAGGGCTTTTTTTATGCTCTTGCGGTAAGCTTTCTTGATCAAGTGCATACGGGAAAAGGGAGGCGTTTGTCAAACGTGTAAACCCCTCGTATTCCGCTGCTATGTCTGTTGCTACTTGCTCTCCCCGTTCCGTATCTTCTTCGTTCCTGACTGGTGCTCGTGCTGCTCGGCGCCCAACTGCTGTACATTTCAAAGTGCCGCAAGTAGCTAGCCTAGAAAACTATGCGACTTCGCTATCGAAAAACGGCTGTTGTCTTTCGCCGGAGCTGGAAGAAAAATTCAACCACCTCTGGCACCTCGTTGGCAACACGCCTATGCTGGAGCTGCATTATCGCTACCAAGGCCAGCCGGGCCGCATTTTCGTGAAGTGCGAGCACTACAACC
This Hymenobacter sp. GOD-10R DNA region includes the following protein-coding sequences:
- a CDS encoding RagB/SusD family nutrient uptake outer membrane protein, with the translated sequence MSLTYLKIASLFSTVALVLSLSACEQFLDVAPRESIADDQTIVDQKSASTALNGVYSALASGGYYGTSFQSIGYLGGGDIQWTGTQSQVQEFITHNVRADNSTISTVWSAIYVTINRANHVITNVPKVSDPLLTDALRNQYLGEAYFIRALAYFDLARTFGGVPIITQPTLTATSNQGIARATQAETYAQALSDLETAEPLLPNPTTVQTADRYRATRKTAWALKARLYLYQGNWAAAEDYATRLISDNANYQLVAPFNAWFANNVRGTRESVFELFYNGTTEVNGHRGQWQPTANGGTRQWAPNNELVNLLTTAPNNTPNGRSTLISSVNSTTWYGNLYYRSPGSDPSYIFRIAELYLIRAEARAQQNKLSGALADLNAVRTRAGLAASTAASQSDILLAIENERRLEFALEPHRWFDLARTGRATAVFKDPLNNTTALPSFRLLLPIPISQIQVDAALTQNAGY
- a CDS encoding TonB-dependent receptor; the protein is MKSLVPLILLAVGLPALAHGTAAPNAPYFHLAATGPITGKVLDENGAALPGVTVRVKGTTAGTTTNQDGTFTLSETPENATLIFSFIGYKSQEVTPGRDGSLIVRLAPNQGQLNEVVVVGYGTQQRKNLTGSIVKVDPSDTKDIPVGSFDAQLQGKVSGVQISSNSGVPGQATNVRVRGATTINGSNTPLYVVDGVFMNNNSLQTISTGGKASSPIADLNPADIENIEVLKDADATALYGARGANGVILVTTKRGNFNQKPKISLNASEGWAKAAKLWDLATGPEHATLVNENWLNTTGTTPHTSENRPYRPVSQGGRGLPEEQPTYDRLSQVFRTARLQNYDLSVSGGSASTRYYIGGGYTKQESILRPIDFQRASFKVNLDQQISDKVQIGVSNSFSRTYRNEGRAGDGPAGGLLQAALHTPTLLSPYDANGQLVGRASFDNVELLVNNYDVNSTSLRYIGNLYGDVQLLPNLKFRTSFGVDYNNYDESEYWNTFLIAGAGVGGLATSSVSQYTSLLNENTLTYRQQFGKHGLGIVVGNGLQSDTNGRTFAQGTGFPNNSFKEISAASVTSSTQNWSGYRLASFFGRADYNFNDRYLLNVSFRTDGSSRFGKSNQWGYFPSVGAAWRIKQENFLQNVHVLSDLKLRASYGLTGNQNGIGNFAARGLWNGGSNYLGSAGIAPQQLSNPDLKWEQTSQANIGLDVAFFDGRLGLEFNAYRKYTKNGLIQLTEPATTGFSSYWANAVEVSNKGVEFALNSVNIRKEQFTWNTNFNIASNVNNIEKLATPTKFGSRDLILQQQGSPLYSFWLYEQLYVDPQTGNAVYRDVDSDGKITAADRHIVGNIWPKFFGGLTNSITYKGFDANVLLSFQYGNKVYNHNRFFGEGGGARDEARVIFASNLKRWQKPGDVTDVPKPDGINVNNYLDGGSRWLEDGSFLRLRSLSLGYTIPERLTKRLLGGSVRVYAQGTNLFLLTKYTGLDPESASSSDANQQGIDLGTPPQPRSLQVGINATF
- a CDS encoding DoxX family protein, coding for MSTTLSFQTTPVQERPAAPTSAVPTQTPDRWSSFEKGLFRFAFLYFFLQIVPLDWKYYRDVISNWAGFSFGDIFRLAHYSPRFFDGPDFFVNWAIIAAIAAVGAAVWGLRDQTRTNYDTLYYWLRVLARYRLAAGLLAYGFLKFFPMQSPLPSLSHLNTHYGDLSDWKIFSLSLGITPSYESFLGLVEILGALLLLNRRTASVGAFIVLSFLGNVFLSNLAYEGGEYVYSFYLITLGLLVLWYDLRRLNNLLTLEQPTQPNRFRLVLPAGWPRTAKLTMKVGFVFFFVGIYGAKTYAAYHAGPYHYPAAAGLPNAAGLYNVREFRLNGQVHPYSATDPVRWQDVVFEKWATLSIRSNSPVVLDQSNTEIIHPDDLARNYEFAGAAGRHYYGYTLSADGQTLNLQNRNKLEGPDKLTLHLTRPDANTLVLSGTDVQGQDLYVVLEKRNKKYLLEEASKTGRGAGSKL